The Neomonachus schauinslandi chromosome 11, ASM220157v2, whole genome shotgun sequence genomic sequence GTGTCGGCCCGGCGCTTGAGCCCCCAGCGCCGCCGGGGCCGCCCCGGGGGCCCCACTCCTCGCCCAGAGCCAGGCAGAGCTCCTTAAGCGCCAGGTTCTCCCGCAGCAGCTCCTCCTGGCGGCCCTCCAGCTCGGCCAGCTTCTGCCAACAGCCGCCCAAGTCCTCGCGCACGGCTCGGGATGCTTGGGTCCCGAAGAGCTGCCACTGGCGCGCGGCTCGCCGGCCGCGCTGGCGCTCCGAGTCCAGGAAGCAGCAGAGGTCGCGCAGCTCACGGTTCTCGGCCTGTAAGCGCCGGTTGAGCTGCTTGAGTTCGCGGATCTCGCCCAGGTGACCCTGCAGCTGCCGATTCACCTCCTGCATGAGGCGGCCGCGCTGCACCAGAGCCGCCAGGCGCGCCGCCTCCTCCCGCCGCAGGCGCCGCACCAGCTCTTCCT encodes the following:
- the CCDC85B gene encoding coiled-coil domain-containing protein 85B; this encodes MEAEAGGLEELTDEEMAALGKEELVRRLRREEAARLAALVQRGRLMQEVNRQLQGHLGEIRELKQLNRRLQAENRELRDLCCFLDSERQRGRRAARQWQLFGTQASRAVREDLGGCWQKLAELEGRQEELLRENLALKELCLALGEEWGPRGGPGGAGGSSAGPTPELALPPCGPRDLGDGSSSTGSVGSPDQLPLACSPDD